One genomic window of Sphingomonas sp. C3-2 includes the following:
- a CDS encoding efflux transporter outer membrane subunit yields the protein MNRALCVALLPATLLGGCMVGPDFERPVVEAPAVFKQKPLPETASITTADDIDPEWWKLLGDPVLDELVEKLEEQNFDVQIASARMQQSRAIRRVAGAAQNPSIGAAGSFYEERASPNGILSLLGTEPASAPPPSAGGDSGLGVVGMPGEKGSPPFGLWQFGFDALWELDIWGKARRAAEAADAGMAAAAEERRGILLSVEAELARNYVELRATQKLLHIVENNLDIAEDSLKLTEVRYSEGVITQLDVADAAAQVAGIEARVPKLEAREEALMNAISLLLGQMPGALEEELEDAVAIPGVPAKVPVGLPSDLARRRPDIRAAEARLHQATAAIGVAKADFYPSISLTGSLGAQALQLSGLGNWNSHQFVIGPSISLPFFQGGKLKGQLDLRKAEQKEAAIVFRQTVMRAWHEVDDALTEYNAEQRRQARLAEAVRHHKKALEVAQLRYREGAIDFLNVLTVQAALLDAESALAESDAGVSLHLVALCKALGGGWAKG from the coding sequence ATGAACCGCGCGCTCTGCGTCGCCCTGCTTCCCGCCACGCTGCTTGGCGGGTGCATGGTCGGCCCCGATTTCGAAAGGCCGGTGGTGGAGGCGCCCGCCGTCTTCAAGCAAAAGCCGCTGCCCGAAACCGCCAGCATCACCACGGCGGACGATATCGATCCCGAATGGTGGAAATTGCTGGGCGATCCCGTGCTCGACGAACTCGTCGAAAAGCTCGAGGAACAGAATTTCGACGTCCAGATCGCCTCGGCGCGGATGCAGCAGAGCCGCGCGATCCGCCGTGTCGCGGGCGCCGCGCAAAACCCCAGCATTGGTGCCGCCGGTTCGTTCTACGAGGAACGCGCGAGCCCCAACGGCATCTTGTCCCTGCTCGGGACCGAGCCTGCATCCGCGCCGCCACCGTCGGCGGGCGGGGATTCGGGCCTCGGCGTCGTCGGCATGCCGGGGGAAAAGGGCTCGCCGCCCTTTGGCCTCTGGCAGTTCGGCTTCGATGCGCTCTGGGAGCTTGATATATGGGGCAAGGCACGCCGCGCGGCGGAGGCTGCGGACGCGGGGATGGCGGCAGCGGCCGAGGAACGGCGCGGCATCCTCCTCTCGGTCGAGGCGGAACTGGCGCGCAACTATGTCGAGCTGCGCGCCACGCAAAAGCTGCTCCACATCGTCGAGAATAATCTGGATATCGCCGAGGACAGCCTGAAGCTGACCGAGGTCCGCTATTCGGAAGGCGTCATCACCCAGCTCGACGTTGCCGACGCCGCCGCGCAGGTGGCGGGGATCGAGGCGCGCGTCCCCAAGCTCGAGGCGCGCGAGGAAGCGTTGATGAACGCGATCAGCCTGTTGCTCGGCCAGATGCCCGGCGCGCTCGAAGAGGAACTGGAAGACGCCGTTGCCATCCCCGGCGTTCCCGCCAAGGTGCCCGTCGGTCTGCCGTCCGATCTCGCGCGCCGCCGTCCCGATATCCGCGCGGCAGAGGCGCGGCTGCATCAGGCAACCGCCGCGATCGGCGTCGCCAAGGCCGATTTCTATCCCAGCATCTCGCTCACCGGCAGCCTCGGCGCACAGGCGCTCCAGCTTTCGGGGCTGGGCAACTGGAATTCGCACCAGTTCGTGATCGGGCCCAGTATCTCGCTGCCCTTTTTCCAGGGTGGCAAGCTCAAGGGCCAGCTCGACCTGCGCAAGGCCGAGCAAAAGGAAGCCGCGATCGTCTTCCGCCAGACGGTGATGCGCGCCTGGCACGAGGTGGACGACGCGCTCACCGAATATAATGCCGAACAGCGCCGCCAGGCACGGCTGGCAGAGGCCGTCCGCCATCACAAAAAGGCGCTTGAGGTCGCCCAGCTCCGCTACCGCGAGGGGGCGATCGATTTCCTCAACGTGCTCACCGTCCAGGCCGCTCTGCTCGACGCCGAAAGCGCGCTCGCCGAAAGCGATGCGGGCGTCTCCCTCCACCTCGTCGCGCTCTGCAAGGCGCTGGGCGGCGGCTGGGCCAAGGGATGA
- a CDS encoding TetR/AcrR family transcriptional regulator → MSKTDRRPAETRPDGRTQILNAAGEVFFREGFARSSIDLIAATAHMSKQSIYEHFANKMELFEAAVRRTLDTRGGALAEVVAHDDVERTLCDYGTAMFQSFAHPRGFGLFRANIVAANHFPELADELHEHRLASAGILGDYFAELVASGRFPAVDPMATAIRFGGGAVEGTRYFLGAPIPDDAAIERLAAESTHLFLHGYRELPANEGMAELEDILASVEEPVLGANVALRLSDDKLSRLIEAATDEFLENAYTGTSVQKIAAQVRSSKATVYRQFGNKEGLFRYLIEREIFLSSQADFTVPERTDAVQAVTDLARQVLDWHLTTANIRTHRLLIQEADFVPDLARKFYDVRAAVVARALDRLLQAHGLPRPATHAARAFYVHATFAVRFLTVRQFPEPAQRDAYSREAAILFLKGIGATAA, encoded by the coding sequence GTGAGCAAGACCGATCGTCGGCCCGCCGAAACGCGCCCCGATGGCCGCACGCAGATTCTGAACGCTGCTGGCGAAGTCTTTTTTCGCGAAGGCTTTGCGCGTTCCAGCATCGATCTGATCGCGGCCACGGCGCATATGAGTAAGCAAAGCATCTACGAGCATTTTGCCAACAAGATGGAATTGTTCGAAGCCGCTGTGCGGCGCACGCTCGATACACGGGGCGGCGCACTTGCCGAGGTTGTCGCCCATGACGATGTCGAACGCACTTTATGCGATTACGGCACGGCGATGTTTCAGAGCTTTGCGCATCCCCGGGGTTTTGGCCTGTTTCGCGCCAATATCGTCGCGGCCAATCATTTTCCTGAACTGGCCGATGAGTTGCACGAACACCGTCTCGCCTCGGCCGGCATTCTTGGCGACTATTTCGCCGAGCTTGTGGCATCGGGGCGTTTTCCCGCAGTCGATCCGATGGCGACGGCGATCCGTTTCGGTGGCGGCGCGGTTGAGGGGACGCGCTATTTTCTGGGCGCGCCGATTCCTGATGACGCGGCGATCGAGCGGCTTGCTGCGGAATCGACGCATCTGTTCCTGCACGGCTATCGCGAATTGCCGGCGAATGAGGGCATGGCGGAACTCGAGGATATTCTGGCATCCGTCGAAGAGCCGGTGCTTGGCGCCAATGTCGCGCTCCGGCTGTCGGACGACAAGCTTTCTCGCCTGATCGAGGCGGCGACCGACGAGTTTCTCGAAAATGCCTATACCGGCACCAGCGTGCAAAAGATCGCCGCACAGGTGCGTTCCAGCAAGGCGACCGTCTATCGCCAGTTCGGCAACAAGGAAGGGTTGTTCCGCTATCTGATCGAGCGTGAGATATTCCTCTCCAGCCAGGCGGACTTCACCGTGCCGGAACGGACCGATGCCGTACAGGCGGTCACCGATCTGGCGCGCCAGGTCCTCGACTGGCATCTTACTACCGCCAATATCCGCACGCACCGGCTGCTCATTCAGGAAGCCGATTTCGTGCCCGATCTGGCCCGCAAATTCTATGATGTCCGCGCTGCGGTCGTCGCGCGGGCGCTGGATCGGCTGCTTCAGGCACACGGCCTGCCACGCCCGGCCACTCATGCTGCGCGCGCATTCTATGTGCACGCCACCTTCGCGGTCCGTTTCCTTACGGTCCGGCAATTTCCGGAACCCGCGCAGCGCGACGCCTATTCGCGCGAAGCGGCCATTCTGTTCCTGAAGGGGATCGGCGCCACTGCGGCCTAG
- a CDS encoding LysR family transcriptional regulator, whose amino-acid sequence MSHPDLNLLIALDILLEEESVAAAAQRMNLSAPAMSRTLARIRDTLGDPILVRAGKKLVPTPRALKMRERIHAVTADALELLQRVSEQGLETIERQFTIRANDVFVAAVMPVLLRKLRESAPGVLLRSIPESDLDDDALRQGRVDLFVGGTEKLPPEVRVQTLFTTYYVGLARAGHPLFDGPVTPERLASYEHISVSRRGARTGPIDDALAAHGLHRTVAMIAWNFSSAMFALPDTDFILPVPRHMIWGLDKLHTDLRAFELPLDLPRVAIRQAWHPRFDNDAVHRWLRRMVLTVCGRMAAAQELALERGSGALSFPVE is encoded by the coding sequence ATGTCACATCCCGATCTCAACCTGCTGATTGCGCTCGATATCTTGCTTGAGGAAGAAAGCGTTGCCGCCGCCGCGCAGCGCATGAACCTGAGCGCGCCCGCCATGAGTCGCACGCTCGCGCGGATCCGCGATACGCTGGGCGATCCCATTCTGGTGCGTGCGGGCAAGAAACTGGTGCCCACGCCCCGCGCGCTCAAGATGCGTGAGCGTATTCATGCGGTTACCGCCGACGCGCTCGAACTGCTCCAGCGCGTGTCAGAACAGGGGCTTGAAACGATCGAGCGTCAGTTCACGATCCGCGCCAACGATGTCTTCGTCGCCGCCGTCATGCCTGTGCTGCTGCGCAAGCTGCGCGAAAGCGCGCCGGGCGTGCTGCTGCGTTCGATCCCCGAAAGCGATCTCGACGACGATGCCCTGCGCCAGGGGCGGGTGGATCTGTTCGTCGGCGGCACCGAAAAGCTCCCGCCCGAAGTGCGCGTGCAGACGCTCTTCACCACCTATTATGTCGGGCTCGCGCGCGCCGGTCATCCGCTGTTCGACGGGCCGGTCACGCCTGAACGTCTGGCGTCATACGAACATATCAGCGTCTCGCGCCGGGGCGCGCGCACCGGGCCGATCGACGATGCGCTCGCCGCGCACGGGCTGCACCGTACCGTCGCGATGATCGCGTGGAACTTTTCCTCGGCGATGTTCGCGCTCCCCGATACCGATTTCATCCTGCCCGTGCCGCGCCACATGATCTGGGGACTCGACAAGCTCCACACCGATTTGCGCGCGTTCGAACTGCCGCTCGATCTGCCCCGCGTCGCGATCCGGCAGGCCTGGCATCCGCGTTTCGACAATGATGCGGTGCACCGCTGGCTGCGGCGGATGGTGCTCACCGTGTGCGGGCGCATGGCGGCGGCGCAGGAACTGGCGCTTGAGCGCGGGTCGGGGGCCTTGTCCTTCCCGGTCGAATAA
- a CDS encoding universal stress protein: MPSPIAVAVDGSPESTGVLTLASEIARALNAPVHVLCTVDRAYALPLTDATEQEAEDYPAAADEECRAVGVLADAVARLRAEGCAAEAMELVGEPAPAIVRAAAALDCRMIVMGHRHLSWLSRLLHPSVCAEVIDTAPCPVLVSN, encoded by the coding sequence ATGCCGAGCCCCATTGCCGTAGCCGTTGACGGATCACCCGAAAGCACGGGTGTGCTGACGCTGGCGAGCGAGATTGCGCGCGCGCTGAATGCCCCGGTGCATGTGCTGTGTACGGTCGACCGCGCCTATGCGCTGCCGCTGACGGATGCGACCGAACAGGAGGCCGAGGACTATCCGGCCGCCGCCGACGAAGAATGCCGCGCGGTGGGCGTCTTGGCCGATGCCGTCGCCCGGCTGCGCGCCGAAGGATGCGCCGCCGAGGCGATGGAACTGGTGGGCGAGCCCGCCCCCGCGATCGTCAGGGCCGCCGCAGCGCTCGATTGCCGGATGATCGTGATGGGGCACCGGCACCTTTCCTGGCTGAGCCGGTTGCTCCACCCCTCGGTCTGCGCCGAGGTGATCGACACCGCCCCCTGCCCGGTGCTTGTGAGCAACTGA
- a CDS encoding TonB-dependent receptor: MNGSVSRYVIALSLAAAVSSPALAQDAAPADTGLEEIVVTAQKRSESLQQTPISIVAMGSLELEKKGIVDISDLRSQVPSLQVTPHPNSATTARVFIRGVGNNDDQITVDPSVAVYLDGIYIARGQGLSAEIAEIERIEVLRGPQGSLYGRNATGGAINYITKAPRLGEFGAKQVLTVGNYNQFRTRTSINVPIGDTVAVELAYLHSEKDGFIKNPGTGVKRWGDQRRDAYRAAIRWQATDNLDLRYSYDRSDINDTPPFITMTPFYPNTVDRPTAGSPDVRGLAANDVTSQGHNFTATWDVSDDITIKSLTGYRKLSNETNQNYLTGAVGNVNPFFLTGFDQSQKQFSEELQVVGSLFDNQVEYVVGGYYFDEKGDSADYTLVPNTYRNDRAATIHNRAYAAYGQVTLRPSSLEGLYLTGGLRWSRDEREATRASINTILATGTATADVPGVGKNNFSDVSPSLTLGYNVNPDVNVYAKYAMGYKTGGYNLRATTTQRFNAGFGPETLDSLEFGVKSSWLDNRLRANLAVFRSQYKDIQTNVQTNPSRPQDTDIFNAGKARIQGFELDLTAKPSSALTVSANYAYLDAKFQRIIDPLTGANITSDFTFVEAPKHTLTTSAEYAFPEMSIGSLTANIDYFLQSKKSTATGDARYVIGSYGLLNARLTLSDIPVGFGNWRVSAFAKNLTDKEYYVAHFATGLPGAIFGEPRTYGLELTFQY; the protein is encoded by the coding sequence ATGAACGGATCAGTTTCGCGTTATGTCATCGCGCTGAGCCTGGCGGCGGCGGTTTCGTCGCCCGCGCTGGCGCAGGACGCAGCCCCGGCGGATACCGGGCTGGAAGAAATCGTGGTTACCGCGCAGAAGCGCTCGGAATCGCTGCAGCAGACCCCGATCTCGATCGTTGCCATGGGCAGCCTCGAGCTTGAGAAGAAGGGCATTGTCGACATCAGCGACCTGCGTTCGCAGGTGCCCAGCCTTCAGGTAACCCCGCACCCCAACAGCGCGACCACCGCGCGCGTCTTCATCCGCGGCGTCGGCAACAATGACGATCAGATCACGGTCGACCCCAGCGTCGCCGTCTATCTCGATGGCATCTACATCGCACGCGGCCAGGGCCTTTCGGCCGAAATCGCCGAAATCGAGCGGATCGAAGTGCTGCGCGGCCCGCAGGGCTCGCTCTATGGCCGCAACGCCACCGGCGGCGCGATCAACTACATCACCAAGGCCCCGCGCCTTGGCGAATTCGGCGCCAAGCAGGTGCTGACCGTCGGCAACTATAACCAGTTCCGCACGCGCACCAGCATCAACGTGCCGATCGGCGACACCGTGGCCGTCGAACTCGCCTATCTCCACAGCGAGAAGGACGGCTTCATCAAGAATCCGGGTACTGGCGTGAAGCGCTGGGGCGATCAGCGTCGTGACGCCTATCGCGCCGCCATCCGCTGGCAGGCGACCGACAATCTCGACCTGCGCTACAGCTATGACCGCTCGGACATCAACGATACGCCGCCGTTCATCACGATGACGCCGTTCTACCCGAACACCGTCGATCGCCCGACCGCCGGTTCGCCGGACGTGCGCGGCCTGGCGGCCAATGACGTTACGTCGCAGGGCCATAACTTCACCGCCACCTGGGATGTTTCGGACGACATCACGATCAAGTCGCTCACCGGCTATCGCAAGCTGTCGAACGAGACCAACCAGAACTATCTGACCGGTGCCGTCGGCAACGTGAACCCCTTCTTCCTGACCGGTTTCGACCAGTCGCAAAAGCAGTTCAGCGAAGAACTCCAGGTCGTCGGCTCACTGTTCGACAACCAGGTCGAATATGTCGTCGGCGGCTATTATTTCGACGAAAAGGGCGACAGCGCCGATTACACGCTCGTCCCGAACACCTATCGCAACGACCGCGCCGCCACGATCCACAACCGCGCTTATGCGGCTTATGGTCAGGTGACGCTGCGTCCGTCGTCGCTGGAAGGTCTGTACCTGACGGGTGGCCTGCGCTGGTCGCGCGACGAACGCGAAGCGACGCGCGCCTCGATCAACACCATCCTCGCCACGGGCACCGCGACGGCGGATGTCCCCGGCGTTGGCAAGAACAACTTCTCGGATGTCAGCCCGAGCCTCACGCTCGGTTACAACGTCAACCCCGACGTCAACGTCTACGCCAAATATGCGATGGGCTATAAGACCGGCGGGTATAACCTGCGGGCAACCACGACCCAGCGTTTCAACGCCGGTTTCGGCCCCGAAACGCTCGACTCGCTCGAATTCGGCGTGAAGTCGAGCTGGCTGGACAATCGTCTGCGCGCGAACCTCGCGGTGTTCCGTTCGCAGTATAAGGATATCCAGACCAACGTTCAGACCAACCCGAGCCGTCCGCAGGACACCGACATCTTCAACGCCGGCAAGGCACGCATCCAGGGCTTTGAACTGGATCTGACCGCCAAGCCGTCCTCGGCGCTTACCGTTTCGGCCAACTATGCGTATCTCGATGCCAAGTTCCAGCGCATCATCGATCCGCTGACCGGCGCCAACATCACGTCCGACTTCACCTTCGTCGAAGCCCCGAAGCACACCCTGACGACCAGCGCGGAATATGCCTTCCCCGAAATGTCGATCGGTTCGCTGACGGCCAATATCGATTACTTCCTGCAGAGCAAGAAATCGACGGCGACCGGCGATGCGCGCTACGTGATCGGCAGCTACGGCCTGCTCAACGCCCGTCTGACGCTGTCCGACATCCCGGTTGGTTTCGGCAACTGGCGCGTGTCGGCCTTCGCCAAGAACCTGACCGACAAGGAATATTATGTCGCTCACTTCGCGACCGGCCTGCCCGGCGCGATCTTCGGCGAACCCCGTACCTACGGGCTCGAACTGACGTTCCAATATTGA
- a CDS encoding MFS transporter has product MSITPSNRLESFARSAYRRGFDSRRLAVIVRKNTRQAPASAGVWGPRVATGLAAMLLASFMAGLNDRVTATALADIRGALGIGHDEGTWVLALYEATNVAMMAFAPWFAGTFSIRLFSIFAIMIVAGTALLCPFAPNVEMLLVLRTVQGIGAGCLPPLLLTVCLRYLPPHIRLYGLAGYAMTATFGPNLATPLAALWTDYVSWQMAFWQIVPLCLFSAVGLAWGLPQDALRLERLRQFNWIGFLTGFSAIAMLVIALMQGDRLDWLRSDVICALLAGGVGLLGFFFVNEWTHPQPFIRLHLLTQRNFVHALVSLTGILVVFAGLTAIPTAYLGSVRDYRPLEVAPMLLLVALPQVVTLPLTAALLNIPRVDCRWVMGIGFALVCVSCALGSFLTEEWVRENFYLLQAMLILGQPMIVVSILMELTGGMAPSDGPFTSAMFNTSKGFATAIGVAVVSSLTRDRGRYHSEMTVDRLGNVPGISMPDMSTDAALRAIGARIRDQVNVLTAADLYRVMGLITFALLLLTLFLPTRTVPPRPVGAPPSR; this is encoded by the coding sequence ATGTCCATCACCCCGTCCAATCGGCTGGAAAGCTTTGCGCGCTCTGCGTACCGGCGGGGATTCGATAGCCGTCGCCTTGCGGTCATCGTCCGCAAGAACACCCGTCAGGCGCCGGCGTCGGCGGGCGTCTGGGGCCCGCGTGTCGCCACCGGGCTGGCGGCGATGCTGCTCGCCTCGTTCATGGCGGGGCTCAACGACCGCGTCACCGCCACCGCGCTCGCCGATATTCGCGGCGCGCTCGGCATCGGCCATGACGAAGGCACCTGGGTGCTCGCGCTTTACGAGGCGACCAATGTCGCGATGATGGCGTTCGCGCCGTGGTTCGCGGGCACCTTCTCGATCCGGCTGTTCTCGATCTTCGCGATCATGATCGTCGCGGGCACGGCGCTTCTCTGCCCGTTCGCGCCCAATGTCGAAATGCTCCTCGTGCTGCGCACCGTGCAGGGCATCGGCGCGGGCTGCCTGCCGCCGCTGCTCCTCACCGTCTGCCTACGCTATCTGCCGCCCCATATCCGGCTTTACGGGCTGGCGGGCTATGCGATGACGGCCACCTTCGGCCCCAATCTGGCCACCCCGCTTGCGGCGCTGTGGACCGATTATGTCAGCTGGCAGATGGCCTTTTGGCAGATCGTTCCGCTCTGCCTGTTCAGCGCGGTCGGCCTTGCCTGGGGGCTGCCGCAGGATGCGCTCCGGCTCGAACGGCTGCGCCAGTTCAACTGGATCGGCTTTTTGACCGGTTTCTCCGCGATCGCGATGCTCGTCATCGCGCTGATGCAGGGCGATCGGCTCGATTGGCTGCGCTCCGACGTCATCTGCGCGCTGCTCGCGGGCGGGGTGGGGCTGCTCGGCTTCTTCTTCGTCAACGAATGGACGCATCCGCAGCCCTTCATCCGGCTGCATCTGCTCACCCAGCGCAATTTCGTCCATGCGCTGGTCAGCCTCACCGGCATTCTCGTCGTCTTTGCCGGGCTCACCGCCATTCCCACCGCCTATCTCGGTTCGGTGCGCGATTACCGCCCGCTCGAAGTCGCGCCGATGCTGCTCCTCGTGGCGCTCCCCCAGGTCGTCACGCTGCCGCTTACCGCGGCGCTGCTCAACATCCCGCGCGTCGATTGCCGCTGGGTGATGGGCATCGGCTTCGCGCTCGTCTGCGTCTCGTGCGCGCTCGGCAGTTTCCTGACCGAGGAATGGGTGCGCGAGAATTTCTACTTGCTCCAGGCCATGCTCATCCTGGGCCAGCCGATGATCGTCGTCTCGATCCTGATGGAGCTCACCGGCGGCATGGCGCCGTCCGACGGGCCGTTCACTTCGGCGATGTTCAACACCTCCAAGGGCTTTGCCACCGCCATCGGCGTGGCTGTCGTCAGCTCGCTCACCCGCGATCGCGGCCGCTATCATTCCGAAATGACGGTCGACCGGCTGGGCAATGTCCCCGGTATCTCCATGCCCGATATGTCGACCGACGCCGCGCTCCGCGCGATCGGCGCGCGCATCCGCGATCAGGTCAATGTGCTCACCGCGGCGGATCTCTACCGCGTCATGGGGCTCATCACCTTCGCGCTGCTGCTGCTCACGCTTTTCCTCCCCACCCGCACCGTCCCGCCGCGACCCGTCGGGGCACCTCCTTCACGCTGA
- a CDS encoding alkyl sulfatase dimerization domain-containing protein produces MPNQLAGRSAVAPKGAAQWLYRGAVAAMLASAGVPVAAHGDHHMGNLDVPFSAPANFTAHAKMFQERVTRVANGPVWQIEFQGMNVVVIEGRDGLIVVDTGMNKDIATAALAKIRAEVSTKPVVAVIFTHHHPDHVNGASVFVSVEDVKSGKVPIYAASNFLKELSDEGIATLPIVATRAAYMYGFSLSGAEGADFHVGCCGALQEAGKNESGYIPPSQFVEMDGARDEEIAGVKLHMFHTGGEAASHIAVWLPEHKILISGDEVQGPTFPNLHSLRGTKMRDANRWVGALRRMQAFDANFMVPLHGPVVEGATKIRSMLAQYEDAIQYTHDQTIRLINKGIPENELPDALGPLPDYLRSEPYTTEYYGTAADAARSYYVGYISWFSGDATDFTPTPRAERARREVAMMGGRDKVLATAAKAFETNDAQWAAELTTMLIAMNREDMDARRLKAAAFRKLGYATYNSSRRGFYLMGALELEGKLKTEGLTARYMNADNIRKMPVGLMLEQLRYRVDPKRAGKQDLRVALTLPGEAQPWLLELRNSTMKYRPGPAGDLPVVALDRAALGALVAGADTVPALAKAGSIKGNGIKAFEQIFDGVDLTSAPISLVVR; encoded by the coding sequence ATGCCCAATCAATTGGCCGGTCGTAGCGCAGTAGCGCCCAAGGGGGCTGCGCAGTGGCTTTATCGCGGTGCGGTAGCCGCTATGCTGGCAAGCGCAGGCGTTCCTGTTGCCGCGCATGGCGATCACCATATGGGCAACCTTGACGTTCCCTTTTCCGCGCCGGCCAATTTCACGGCGCATGCCAAGATGTTCCAGGAACGCGTCACGCGCGTGGCGAACGGCCCGGTCTGGCAGATCGAATTCCAGGGCATGAACGTCGTCGTGATCGAAGGCCGTGACGGCCTGATCGTCGTCGACACGGGCATGAACAAGGACATCGCCACCGCCGCGCTGGCCAAGATCCGCGCCGAGGTATCCACCAAGCCCGTGGTTGCGGTGATCTTTACCCACCACCACCCCGATCATGTGAACGGCGCCTCGGTGTTCGTTTCGGTCGAGGACGTGAAGAGCGGCAAGGTGCCGATCTATGCGGCATCGAATTTCCTGAAGGAACTGTCCGACGAGGGCATTGCGACGCTGCCGATCGTGGCGACGCGCGCGGCCTATATGTACGGTTTCAGCCTGAGCGGCGCCGAAGGTGCGGACTTCCATGTCGGCTGCTGCGGCGCGCTGCAGGAAGCGGGCAAGAACGAATCCGGCTATATCCCCCCGTCGCAGTTCGTGGAGATGGACGGTGCGCGCGATGAGGAAATCGCGGGCGTGAAGCTGCACATGTTCCACACCGGCGGCGAGGCGGCATCGCACATCGCGGTCTGGCTGCCCGAGCACAAGATCCTGATTTCGGGCGACGAAGTACAGGGCCCGACCTTCCCCAACCTGCATTCGCTGCGCGGCACCAAGATGCGCGACGCCAATCGCTGGGTGGGCGCGCTGCGCCGGATGCAGGCGTTCGACGCGAACTTCATGGTGCCGCTGCACGGCCCCGTGGTGGAAGGCGCGACCAAGATCCGTTCGATGCTGGCGCAATATGAAGATGCGATCCAGTACACCCATGACCAGACGATCCGGCTGATCAACAAGGGCATCCCCGAAAACGAGCTGCCCGATGCGCTTGGGCCCCTGCCCGATTATCTGCGGTCCGAACCCTATACGACCGAATATTACGGCACCGCCGCCGATGCGGCGCGCAGCTATTATGTCGGCTATATCAGCTGGTTCTCGGGCGATGCGACCGACTTTACCCCGACGCCCCGCGCCGAACGCGCCCGCCGCGAAGTGGCGATGATGGGTGGCCGCGACAAGGTTCTGGCAACCGCGGCCAAGGCATTCGAGACGAATGACGCGCAGTGGGCGGCCGAGCTGACCACCATGTTGATCGCGATGAACCGCGAGGACATGGATGCCCGCCGCCTGAAGGCCGCCGCCTTCCGCAAGCTTGGCTATGCCACCTATAATTCCAGCCGCCGCGGTTTCTATCTGATGGGTGCGCTGGAGCTTGAGGGCAAGCTGAAGACCGAAGGGCTGACCGCGCGCTACATGAACGCCGACAATATCCGCAAGATGCCGGTCGGCCTGATGCTGGAACAGCTGCGCTACCGCGTCGACCCCAAGCGTGCGGGCAAGCAGGATCTTCGCGTGGCGCTGACGCTGCCCGGCGAGGCACAGCCCTGGCTGCTCGAACTGCGCAACAGCACGATGAAGTACCGCCCCGGCCCCGCCGGCGACCTGCCCGTCGTCGCGCTCGACCGCGCGGCACTCGGCGCACTGGTGGCGGGTGCCGACACCGTGCCCGCGCTGGCCAAGGCCGGCAGCATCAAGGGCAATGGCATCAAGGCATTTGAGCAGATCTTCGACGGCGTGGACCTGACGTCCGCACCGATCAGCCTGGTCGTTCGGTAA
- a CDS encoding HlyD family secretion protein, whose translation MTRKFLLAGCTVLLLGGAALGGAALISDSPSQATDDAYVTADFTRVAPRIAGQVERVFVEDNQQVKAGQLLAKIDDRDYRAALAAAEALVLEEKAEIASLDAEIARHPALVAQARAALRADRAAISFAQADAVRYHNLSEKGAGALQEEQKAHSALEQQRAAHERDSAALTASQRQLPMLEAARAEQVAELAKAEAALEQARLNLSYTEIRAPIDGMVGQRALRVGQFVTPGTHMAAVVPLADAYILANFQENQLEHMRIGQPVRITVDSYPDLVLSAHVDSLAPATGLSFAPIAPDNATGNFTKVVQRIPVKIVIDKGQARANMLRVGMSVIPTVDVTAPGMRMLRPGKAG comes from the coding sequence ATGACCAGGAAGTTTCTTCTCGCAGGCTGCACCGTCCTGCTGCTCGGTGGCGCCGCGCTCGGGGGAGCGGCGCTCATTTCCGACAGCCCGAGCCAGGCGACCGACGATGCCTATGTCACCGCCGATTTCACCCGCGTCGCGCCGCGCATCGCGGGGCAGGTGGAGCGCGTCTTCGTCGAGGATAACCAGCAGGTAAAGGCGGGCCAGCTTCTCGCCAAGATCGATGATCGCGATTACCGCGCCGCGCTCGCCGCGGCCGAGGCGCTGGTGCTCGAGGAAAAGGCCGAAATCGCCAGCCTCGATGCCGAAATTGCGCGCCACCCCGCGCTGGTTGCGCAGGCGCGCGCCGCGCTCCGGGCAGACCGCGCCGCCATCTCGTTCGCGCAGGCCGATGCCGTGCGTTACCATAATCTGTCGGAAAAGGGCGCGGGCGCGCTGCAGGAAGAGCAAAAGGCGCACAGCGCGCTCGAACAGCAGCGCGCGGCGCATGAACGCGACAGTGCGGCGCTCACCGCGTCGCAGCGCCAGCTGCCGATGCTAGAGGCCGCGCGCGCCGAGCAGGTGGCCGAACTCGCCAAGGCCGAGGCGGCGCTCGAACAGGCGCGGCTCAACCTGTCCTACACCGAAATCCGCGCGCCGATCGACGGCATGGTCGGCCAGCGCGCGCTGCGTGTCGGCCAGTTCGTCACGCCGGGCACGCACATGGCTGCGGTCGTGCCGCTGGCGGATGCCTATATCCTCGCCAATTTCCAGGAAAACCAGCTCGAACACATGCGCATCGGCCAGCCGGTCCGGATCACGGTCGACAGCTATCCCGATCTCGTCCTCAGCGCGCATGTCGACAGTCTGGCGCCCGCCACCGGCCTGTCCTTCGCGCCGATCGCACCCGACAATGCAACGGGCAATTTCACCAAGGTCGTCCAGCGCATCCCGGTCAAGATCGTGATCGACAAGGGGCAGGCGCGCGCCAACATGCTGCGCGTCGGCATGTCGGTCATCCCCACGGTCGATGTCACCGCACCGGGCATGCGGATGCTGCGTCCCGGAAAGGCTGGCTGA